A genomic region of Chryseobacterium sp. KACC 21268 contains the following coding sequences:
- a CDS encoding FAD-binding oxidoreductase: MKPNFIQKVTNWGNFPVVEKEMKSEDSVSKIKQFVKDHNEVIARGNGRCYGDASLGEHIFSTKRLNKFISFDRLNGVIECEAGVLLSEVLDISVPQGYFLYVTPGTKYISVGGAIASDVHGKNHHAEGCFSEYVIEFKLIDENSEVLICSREENADKFWATIGGMGLTGIILSAKFKLKNIESAYIKQESIKAENLDEVFRLFDESEDWTYNVAWIDCFQKGKNLGRSILMRGEHALKAELPVNLQKKTLKLKEKPKPKIPFYFPGFVLNSLSIKIFNFLYYNKQTKKQLNNFIDYETFFYPLDVINDWNKIYGKSGFIQYQMVIPKENGKEGMRQILDTIAKSGNGSFLAVLKLFGKNNPQAYNSFPVEGYTLALDFKVNKGLRKLVDQLDTIVENFGGRIYLTKDSMSRSSLTNYLQNVDSSKFVSLQHKRIINNG, translated from the coding sequence ATGAAACCGAATTTTATTCAAAAAGTAACCAATTGGGGAAATTTCCCCGTGGTAGAGAAGGAGATGAAGTCGGAAGATTCTGTTTCGAAGATCAAACAATTTGTAAAAGACCACAACGAAGTCATCGCAAGAGGAAACGGACGTTGCTACGGCGATGCTTCCCTTGGCGAGCATATTTTCTCAACCAAAAGACTTAATAAATTTATTTCTTTTGACAGACTCAATGGCGTTATAGAATGTGAAGCGGGCGTTTTGTTGTCAGAAGTTTTGGACATTTCTGTTCCGCAGGGTTACTTTCTTTACGTGACGCCTGGAACCAAATATATTTCCGTTGGAGGCGCAATCGCATCCGATGTGCACGGGAAAAACCACCACGCAGAAGGTTGCTTTTCAGAATACGTCATTGAATTTAAATTAATAGACGAAAATTCTGAAGTCCTGATTTGCTCACGCGAAGAAAATGCTGACAAATTCTGGGCGACGATCGGCGGAATGGGACTCACGGGAATCATTCTCTCAGCCAAATTCAAACTGAAAAATATAGAATCTGCTTACATCAAGCAAGAGAGCATCAAAGCTGAAAATCTGGATGAGGTTTTCCGATTGTTCGACGAAAGTGAAGATTGGACCTACAATGTCGCCTGGATCGATTGCTTTCAGAAAGGAAAAAATCTAGGTCGTTCAATTTTGATGAGAGGCGAACACGCTTTGAAAGCCGAATTACCTGTTAACCTTCAAAAGAAAACTTTGAAGCTGAAAGAGAAACCAAAGCCGAAGATTCCTTTTTATTTTCCGGGATTCGTTTTAAATTCTTTGAGTATTAAGATTTTCAATTTCCTTTATTACAACAAGCAGACGAAGAAGCAACTCAATAATTTCATCGACTACGAAACGTTTTTCTATCCATTGGATGTCATCAATGATTGGAACAAGATCTACGGAAAAAGTGGATTTATCCAATATCAAATGGTCATCCCGAAAGAAAATGGAAAAGAAGGAATGCGACAAATTCTAGATACCATTGCAAAAAGTGGAAATGGGTCTTTCTTAGCAGTTCTAAAGTTGTTCGGAAAAAATAATCCACAAGCTTACAATTCTTTTCCAGTCGAAGGTTACACTTTGGCTTTGGACTTTAAAGTAAACAAAGGACTTCGAAAGTTGGTTGACCAACTCGATACAATTGTAGAGAATTTCGGTGGACGTATTTATTTGACCAAAGACAGTATGAGTCGTTCATCGCTCACCAATTATCTTCAAAACGTTGATTCCTCGAAGTTTGTTTCACTTCAGCATAAAAGAATTATTAATAATGGTTGA
- a CDS encoding decaprenyl-phosphate phosphoribosyltransferase, which produces MKNYLKLIRVEQWVKNLFVFAPLFFSGNITNSHLFYESIFAFLVFSFTASSIYIINDYFDIESDKRHPEKKNRPLASGAVSKRSAEVLFAFLVILSVASIFAGNYIFQTNFWKFGVIIGFYFVMNLFYTFKLKQVAIVDICIIAVGFVLRVLAGGYVTGIIVTNWAILLTFVLALVLAIGKRRGELINAQISGKTRKALDGYNVQFADIALSISCTLAIICYLMFTLSPEVQNRFHPRVFYTVIFVVFAFLRYLQQTLVYNKTESPTKIVYKDRYIQLTIILWVIAFLLQIYFKKE; this is translated from the coding sequence ATGAAAAACTATTTAAAATTAATACGGGTAGAACAATGGGTTAAAAACTTATTTGTTTTTGCGCCCTTATTTTTCTCAGGAAATATTACAAATTCTCATTTATTTTACGAAAGTATTTTTGCGTTTTTAGTGTTTTCATTCACAGCGAGTTCGATTTATATTATCAATGATTATTTTGATATAGAGTCAGATAAAAGACATCCGGAAAAAAAGAACAGACCTTTGGCCAGCGGCGCGGTTTCCAAGAGAAGTGCGGAGGTTTTATTTGCGTTCTTGGTCATCTTGTCAGTGGCTTCTATTTTCGCAGGAAATTACATTTTTCAAACCAATTTTTGGAAATTCGGCGTTATCATCGGCTTCTACTTTGTGATGAATCTTTTCTACACTTTCAAACTAAAGCAAGTGGCAATTGTTGATATTTGCATCATTGCAGTCGGATTTGTTTTAAGAGTTTTGGCAGGTGGTTACGTGACAGGTATTATCGTTACTAATTGGGCTATTTTACTGACATTCGTTTTGGCATTGGTACTAGCAATAGGTAAAAGAAGAGGCGAATTAATCAACGCTCAAATTTCCGGAAAAACAAGAAAAGCACTCGATGGTTACAATGTTCAGTTTGCAGACATTGCACTATCCATCAGTTGTACGTTAGCAATTATTTGTTATTTGATGTTTACTTTATCACCAGAGGTTCAGAACAGATTTCACCCCAGGGTTTTCTACACCGTGATTTTCGTTGTCTTCGCGTTCCTCAGATATTTGCAGCAGACATTGGTTTACAACAAGACCGAATCACCAACCAAGATAGTTTATAAGGACCGATATATTCAGCTGACCATTATACTTTGGGTCATTGCTTTTCTATTGCAGATCTATTTTAAAAAAGAATAA
- a CDS encoding OmpA family protein — translation MKFTKLNIAAFMISGSLLITSCEAVQNANNTQKGAAIGTAAGAVLGGILGNNLGKGGNAPLGAVLGGVVGGVAGGVIGNKMDKQAKEIKDVLPGAEVERVGEGIKVTLHENTVNFDFNSSNLTSLAKTNLDKLVTVLRNNPDTNINIYGHTDSVGTDAVNLRISGQRAAAVKNYFTAQGISSSRLFTEGLGKSSPIASNDTDAGRAQNRRVEFAITANEKMINDAANAGSN, via the coding sequence ATGAAATTTACGAAATTAAATATTGCAGCCTTTATGATCTCTGGGTCTTTACTGATCACAAGTTGTGAAGCTGTGCAAAATGCCAATAATACACAAAAAGGTGCTGCAATTGGTACAGCTGCTGGTGCAGTACTGGGAGGAATCTTAGGAAACAATCTTGGAAAAGGTGGAAATGCGCCTTTGGGTGCGGTTCTTGGTGGTGTTGTAGGTGGTGTTGCTGGTGGTGTTATCGGTAACAAAATGGACAAACAAGCCAAAGAGATCAAAGATGTTTTACCAGGTGCTGAGGTAGAAAGAGTAGGAGAAGGCATTAAAGTAACGCTTCACGAGAATACAGTTAACTTCGACTTCAACTCATCAAACCTGACTTCACTTGCAAAAACGAACTTAGATAAATTGGTAACAGTTCTTAGAAATAATCCTGATACAAACATTAACATCTATGGACATACCGACAGTGTTGGTACAGATGCGGTGAACTTGAGAATATCTGGACAGAGAGCGGCCGCTGTGAAAAACTATTTTACGGCTCAAGGTATTTCATCTTCTAGATTATTCACAGAAGGTCTAGGGAAATCAAGCCCAATAGCTTCTAACGATACGGATGCTGGTAGAGCACAAAACAGACGTGTAGAATTTGCAATCACTGCGAATGAAAAAATGATCAATGATGCAGCAAATGCTGGTTCAAATTAA
- a CDS encoding lipocalin family protein, with product MKQLLFLGMVSAGLLATSCASKTGVSAGEAQTVRSEVMKLKGQWDISNVDYNKEFSVKPFDEGVSIGCFVGSSWTFIPNNYTGTYTIHGSSACPDRTQNITFSVDKTGVVSIKKIGEGEKAKKVGSGYKLMLENPTANTFTLIQSVNADGKPMDIRYNFIRTK from the coding sequence ATGAAACAATTATTATTTTTAGGAATGGTATCCGCAGGTTTGTTGGCTACTTCTTGTGCAAGTAAAACTGGCGTAAGTGCCGGTGAAGCTCAAACTGTACGTTCCGAAGTTATGAAACTTAAAGGTCAGTGGGATATTTCGAATGTAGATTACAATAAAGAATTCAGTGTGAAGCCTTTTGACGAAGGTGTAAGCATCGGTTGTTTCGTTGGAAGTTCTTGGACTTTCATTCCTAACAACTATACTGGAACATACACAATACACGGAAGCTCAGCTTGTCCGGATAGAACTCAGAATATTACCTTCAGTGTAGATAAAACTGGAGTTGTTTCCATTAAAAAAATTGGAGAAGGCGAAAAAGCTAAAAAAGTTGGTTCTGGTTATAAATTGATGTTGGAAAACCCGACAGCCAATACGTTTACTCTGATACAGTCTGTGAATGCAGATGGAAAACCAATGGATATCAGATATAACTTTATCAGAACTAAATAA
- a CDS encoding S8 family serine peptidase: MKKLLIAAAFYSGFAMMTAQTATPEKDKDLKTWYHKDYATTKVYGVNTENAYKFLESKGLKPKTVVVGVLDSGVEVDHPGLVKNMWKNPNEIPNNGKDDDGNGYIDDIYGWNFLGGKNGDIDVDNMEVTRVVKKYKPLFEGDDSAKNKENQSKFPEDFAMYMKAKDIFSKKGEEAKQSLQLYTMINNAIPDMVKLLNGKNLTKETLAGIKPANQQEAMAMQVLAQMSNDPQIAGKPATEVETYLKSQMKEALDYFTPQAEKGFNLDFDPRKEIVGDNYDDYSEKSYGNNHYEGPDAKHGTHVAGIIAGLVNGSENQYGVASRVAKIMTVRAVPDGDERDKDVANAVRYAVDNGAKILNMSFGKPVSPGKNVVWDAFKYAESKGVLLVKAAGNENEDIAEHQYYPTNFKSQSDEKPFINNMIVVGSNTKDADALKSSFSNYDKKMVDVFAPGSEIYSTVPDGKYEYLQGTSMASPVVAGSAAILLAYMPNLKPEQIIESLVKTSNANTTNGFDNLSRSAGVIDVAKAAEYAYTNYYRANSSSKAVKKSVKKGKTNKAIDKSKL, from the coding sequence ATGAAGAAATTATTGATAGCGGCTGCTTTTTATAGCGGTTTCGCAATGATGACAGCTCAGACAGCTACTCCGGAAAAAGATAAAGACCTTAAAACTTGGTATCATAAAGATTATGCTACAACAAAAGTTTACGGCGTGAATACCGAAAATGCCTATAAATTCTTGGAATCAAAAGGCCTTAAACCAAAGACAGTGGTAGTAGGTGTTTTGGATAGCGGTGTAGAAGTAGATCATCCGGGATTGGTGAAAAATATGTGGAAAAATCCAAACGAAATCCCCAACAACGGAAAAGATGACGACGGAAACGGCTACATCGATGACATCTACGGATGGAACTTCCTAGGTGGCAAAAACGGCGATATTGACGTGGATAATATGGAAGTTACCAGAGTCGTGAAAAAGTACAAACCACTTTTTGAAGGCGATGACTCTGCAAAAAATAAGGAAAATCAAAGCAAATTTCCGGAGGATTTTGCAATGTACATGAAGGCGAAGGACATCTTCTCTAAAAAAGGTGAAGAAGCAAAACAAAGTCTTCAGCTCTACACGATGATCAACAATGCGATTCCAGATATGGTAAAATTGTTGAATGGTAAAAATCTGACCAAAGAAACTTTGGCGGGAATCAAACCAGCAAACCAGCAGGAAGCAATGGCAATGCAGGTTTTAGCTCAGATGTCAAACGATCCACAAATTGCTGGAAAACCAGCTACAGAGGTTGAAACATATTTGAAAAGCCAGATGAAGGAGGCGTTGGATTATTTCACACCGCAAGCAGAAAAAGGCTTCAACCTGGATTTTGATCCGAGAAAAGAAATCGTTGGAGACAACTATGACGATTATTCTGAAAAAAGTTATGGTAACAATCATTACGAAGGTCCGGATGCAAAACACGGAACGCACGTTGCCGGGATCATTGCAGGATTGGTCAACGGATCTGAAAACCAATATGGTGTAGCTTCCAGAGTTGCAAAAATAATGACTGTAAGAGCCGTTCCAGACGGAGATGAGAGAGATAAAGATGTAGCAAATGCTGTTCGTTACGCTGTAGATAATGGTGCGAAAATCCTTAATATGAGTTTTGGAAAACCAGTTTCTCCAGGTAAAAATGTGGTTTGGGATGCATTCAAATATGCAGAAAGTAAAGGTGTTCTCCTAGTGAAGGCGGCAGGAAACGAAAATGAAGATATTGCAGAACATCAGTATTATCCTACCAATTTCAAATCTCAGTCAGACGAAAAACCTTTTATCAATAATATGATTGTTGTAGGATCTAATACCAAAGATGCCGACGCTTTGAAATCAAGTTTCTCTAATTATGATAAAAAAATGGTAGATGTTTTTGCACCAGGATCAGAGATCTATTCTACTGTTCCAGACGGGAAATATGAGTATCTTCAGGGGACTTCTATGGCATCGCCAGTAGTGGCTGGTTCTGCTGCTATTTTACTAGCTTATATGCCTAATTTGAAACCGGAGCAAATCATTGAGTCTTTGGTGAAAACTTCAAATGCAAATACAACCAACGGTTTCGATAACCTGTCGAGATCAGCGGGAGTAATAGATGTTGCAAAAGCAGCAGAATATGCATACACCAACTATTACAGAGCTAACTCATCATCAAAAGCTGTGAAAAAATCTGTTAAAAAAGGAAAAACGAATAAAGCAATTGACAAGTCTAAACTATAA
- a CDS encoding WbqC family protein, with product MNNKILLPIFYLPPISWFSVFLNPESEITFEQFENFPKQTYRNRALIYGANGKLPLIIPIKHTGKREFKDTEISYVEDWQKLHWKSIKTAYQSTPYFEYYEDKLKKIFGEKVESLVEFNLKALKVILEILKTEKDFTLTEEYFKTPESANYREKFSAKAESENEFPEYYQSFSAKNGFLKDLSILDLICNIGPESLTYIKNIKIN from the coding sequence ATGAATAACAAGATTCTTTTACCCATATTTTATCTACCACCCATTTCGTGGTTCTCAGTTTTTTTGAATCCTGAAAGTGAAATCACATTCGAGCAATTCGAAAATTTTCCAAAACAAACGTACAGAAACCGAGCGTTGATCTATGGAGCCAATGGAAAATTACCATTAATAATTCCAATCAAACATACCGGAAAAAGAGAATTCAAAGACACCGAGATTTCCTACGTAGAAGATTGGCAAAAACTTCACTGGAAATCCATCAAAACAGCTTATCAAAGCACACCTTATTTCGAATATTACGAAGATAAACTGAAAAAGATTTTCGGAGAAAAAGTGGAATCATTAGTAGAATTCAATCTCAAAGCTTTGAAAGTGATTCTCGAAATCCTAAAGACGGAAAAAGATTTCACTTTGACAGAAGAATATTTCAAAACACCTGAATCCGCAAATTACAGAGAAAAATTCTCTGCCAAAGCAGAATCAGAAAACGAATTCCCGGAATATTACCAAAGCTTTTCCGCCAAGAACGGTTTCTTGAAAGATTTGTCAATTTTGGATTTGATTTGTAACATCGGACCAGAAAGTCTGACATATATTAAAAATATCAAAATCAATTAG
- the lepB gene encoding signal peptidase I, which translates to MNYIITYTIYVLIISVLMGLTTWKLFKKMGYNPLLSFVPFYNYLIILKETGHSKWWSILSYLPIVGPIMMSAFHIFLMNKFGKRGFVNGLLTVILPFIFMATVNYSKDPQVETEEEEEEGKKKETFLGSVTFAIVFATIIHAFITQPFGIPTGSMERTLLVGDFLFVNKWAYGYRMPMRPVALPFLQGTTFDSGQKGNPKDDMKSYVDAVKLPYLRIPGYDEIERYDIVVFNYPQDSVHTAIDRKDPYVKRCVGTPGDVIEFRAGRLFINNAPEKILGDEYQQHGYLVKTGSQLDIPQLYKAYGFLPVQENQTNEGFEYAFQGLTDQTAKDIKALPQVIEMNEMLEKQGEAAIRFKLNADRTAYTKNVDTTNSIYPVNKPWNQDWYGPLRIPKKGDVVKLDQETLPMYKWIISEYEHNKLENKGGKIYVNGQETNQYTIKQNYYMMIGDNRDASLDARYFGVVPEENIVGRPMFTWMSVEGLFKDASSSYQADGLRLRWDRMFKATNTGEANKTSYWWVAVLILVLFFGWDYFANLFRKKKEEDQ; encoded by the coding sequence ATGAATTACATCATTACTTATACAATTTATGTTCTCATCATCAGCGTATTGATGGGGCTTACCACTTGGAAGTTATTCAAAAAAATGGGTTACAATCCATTGCTTTCTTTCGTTCCTTTTTATAATTATCTGATTATTCTCAAAGAAACAGGACATTCAAAATGGTGGTCTATTCTGTCTTATCTTCCAATTGTTGGTCCGATCATGATGTCTGCCTTCCACATTTTCCTGATGAATAAGTTCGGAAAAAGAGGATTTGTAAATGGATTGCTGACGGTGATTTTACCATTCATTTTTATGGCAACTGTCAATTACAGCAAAGATCCACAAGTAGAAACTGAGGAAGAGGAAGAAGAAGGTAAAAAGAAGGAAACGTTCCTAGGATCTGTGACTTTTGCTATTGTCTTTGCGACGATAATTCATGCATTCATCACACAGCCTTTTGGGATTCCTACTGGATCTATGGAAAGAACACTTCTTGTAGGAGATTTTCTTTTCGTAAACAAATGGGCTTATGGCTACAGAATGCCAATGAGACCAGTAGCATTACCATTTTTACAAGGCACAACATTCGACTCAGGTCAGAAGGGCAATCCGAAAGATGATATGAAGTCTTATGTGGATGCAGTAAAATTACCTTACTTAAGAATTCCAGGCTACGATGAAATCGAGAGATATGACATCGTTGTTTTCAACTATCCACAGGATTCTGTTCACACGGCAATCGATAGAAAAGATCCTTACGTGAAAAGATGTGTCGGAACGCCGGGCGATGTTATTGAATTTCGTGCAGGAAGATTATTTATAAACAATGCACCTGAAAAAATTCTTGGCGACGAGTATCAACAGCACGGCTATTTGGTAAAGACTGGTTCACAGCTGGATATTCCTCAATTGTACAAGGCTTACGGTTTCCTTCCAGTGCAGGAAAACCAAACCAACGAAGGTTTTGAGTATGCTTTCCAAGGCTTGACAGATCAGACAGCAAAAGACATCAAAGCGCTTCCTCAGGTTATTGAGATGAATGAAATGCTGGAGAAGCAAGGAGAAGCTGCAATAAGATTCAAGTTGAATGCGGACAGAACAGCTTACACAAAAAACGTCGATACCACCAATTCCATCTATCCGGTCAACAAACCTTGGAACCAAGACTGGTACGGCCCACTTAGAATTCCGAAAAAAGGAGACGTTGTGAAATTGGATCAGGAAACACTTCCAATGTACAAATGGATCATCTCTGAGTACGAGCACAACAAACTTGAAAACAAAGGTGGAAAAATCTATGTGAACGGTCAGGAGACCAACCAATATACCATCAAACAAAACTACTATATGATGATCGGGGACAACCGCGATGCTTCCCTGGATGCAAGATATTTCGGCGTTGTGCCGGAAGAAAATATCGTAGGACGCCCAATGTTCACTTGGATGAGTGTAGAAGGTTTGTTCAAAGACGCTAGTTCATCCTACCAGGCAGATGGATTGCGATTGCGTTGGGACAGAATGTTCAAAGCGACTAACACAGGAGAAGCCAACAAAACCTCATACTGGTGGGTTGCAGTTCTAATTTTGGTTCTGTTTTTCGGATGGGATTACTTTGCCAATCTGTTCAGAAAGAAAAAAGAAGAAGATCAATAA
- the dapB gene encoding 4-hydroxy-tetrahydrodipicolinate reductase yields MKIALVGYGKMGKIIDEISQSRGHEVVARLRETPTTENLNNPDVVIEFSNPEVAFENIKTCLENKIPVICGTTGWLDQKPEIERIALENNTAFLYGSNFSLGVNLFFALNENLAKMMNKFNEYSVQLEEIHHIHKLDAPSGTAISLAEGIINNSNFEAWKLDETKEKELGIFAIREDEVPGTHSVFYRSEVDEIEIKHTAFNRNGFALGAVIAAEWIVDKKGIFTMKDVLGL; encoded by the coding sequence ATGAAAATAGCATTGGTAGGTTACGGGAAAATGGGAAAGATTATCGATGAGATTTCTCAAAGTCGTGGTCACGAAGTTGTTGCAAGATTGCGCGAGACACCAACTACCGAAAACTTAAACAATCCTGATGTTGTTATAGAATTTTCCAATCCCGAAGTGGCTTTTGAAAACATCAAAACTTGTCTTGAGAATAAAATTCCTGTCATCTGCGGAACAACTGGTTGGCTAGATCAAAAACCAGAAATCGAAAGGATTGCTCTGGAAAATAACACCGCATTTTTATACGGTTCAAATTTCAGTCTAGGCGTGAATCTTTTTTTTGCACTTAATGAGAATTTGGCCAAGATGATGAATAAGTTCAATGAATATTCTGTTCAGTTAGAAGAGATTCATCATATTCACAAGTTGGACGCACCAAGTGGAACAGCGATTTCTCTGGCAGAAGGCATTATCAATAATTCAAACTTCGAAGCTTGGAAATTGGACGAGACCAAAGAAAAGGAGTTGGGGATTTTTGCCATCCGCGAAGATGAGGTTCCAGGAACACACAGCGTTTTTTACAGATCCGAAGTGGATGAAATCGAAATCAAACATACCGCCTTCAATAGAAACGGATTCGCATTGGGTGCCGTGATTGCCGCAGAATGGATTGTTGATAAAAAAGGAATATTTACAATGAAAGATGTTTTAGGATTGTAA
- a CDS encoding DUF5683 domain-containing protein, with protein sequence MQKLLTLFLFFSFSFAFSQVNPNDTIRVENHPKDSIPAAKPTSEAQILKDIDQKNAPIKVTKLSPAKAGLYSAVLPGLGQFYNKKYWKIPIVWGAVGTGIGVALWNENQYKRYRNAFVSELNGLPHEFSGINGIDKNVLGNAQDRSKRQRDYAIGISALIYILNIVDAVVDAHLYEGRHDPDLAVMPTIINDQFTNSYARAGLSLNFRF encoded by the coding sequence ATGCAGAAATTACTCACACTTTTTTTGTTCTTTTCTTTCAGTTTTGCTTTTTCGCAGGTGAATCCCAACGATACGATTCGTGTGGAAAATCATCCGAAAGACAGCATTCCTGCTGCGAAACCAACTTCTGAAGCTCAGATTTTGAAAGACATCGATCAGAAAAACGCACCTATAAAAGTTACTAAATTAAGTCCCGCGAAAGCTGGTCTTTACTCCGCTGTATTGCCTGGATTGGGACAGTTTTACAATAAGAAATATTGGAAAATCCCGATTGTTTGGGGCGCAGTGGGAACCGGGATTGGAGTTGCACTTTGGAATGAAAATCAATACAAACGTTACAGAAATGCTTTTGTTTCTGAACTTAATGGACTTCCACACGAGTTTTCCGGAATCAACGGAATTGATAAAAATGTTCTTGGTAACGCACAGGACAGATCCAAAAGACAGCGCGATTACGCCATAGGAATTTCTGCTTTGATTTATATTCTAAACATTGTAGACGCGGTAGTAGACGCGCATTTGTACGAAGGTCGTCACGATCCGGATCTTGCCGTGATGCCAACCATCATCAATGATCAATTTACAAACTCCTATGCACGAGCAGGATTGAGCCTTAATTTTAGATTTTAA
- a CDS encoding ParB/RepB/Spo0J family partition protein translates to MKDKTRAMGRGLGAILNAESKSNINSASDEGAKSLVGNIVEISIDDIYPNPNQPRTYFDEKALNDLAESIKSLGIIQPITLRKDGPKFEIISGERRYRASKIAGLETIPAYIRLVNDQELLEMALVENIQREDLDPIEVALTYQRLLDEVGMTQENLSQRVGKERSTITNSVRLLKLSPDMQKGVRSGQISAGHGRAIMGLDSEEKRQILFDRIIKEQLNVRQAEQLAGLMKNAQDTEKVAKQSIIPNHFKKAQKSLSDILNVNVEIKTSANGKKGKIVLDFKNEEELESILAHIR, encoded by the coding sequence ATGAAAGACAAAACAAGAGCAATGGGTCGCGGTCTCGGCGCAATTTTGAATGCCGAAAGCAAGTCCAATATCAACTCCGCTTCGGATGAAGGTGCGAAATCTTTGGTTGGAAACATCGTTGAGATTTCCATCGATGATATCTACCCAAATCCAAATCAACCAAGAACTTACTTTGATGAGAAAGCATTGAATGACCTTGCCGAATCTATCAAAAGCTTAGGTATTATTCAGCCAATTACGCTAAGAAAAGACGGGCCGAAGTTCGAAATCATTTCCGGAGAAAGACGTTATCGTGCCTCTAAGATTGCAGGTTTGGAAACGATTCCAGCTTACATTCGTTTGGTTAATGACCAAGAATTGTTGGAAATGGCTTTGGTGGAAAATATCCAAAGAGAAGATCTTGATCCGATTGAAGTGGCTTTGACTTATCAAAGATTATTGGACGAAGTTGGGATGACTCAAGAAAATCTGAGTCAACGTGTTGGAAAAGAGAGAAGTACGATTACAAATAGTGTTCGTCTTTTGAAGTTGTCTCCAGATATGCAGAAAGGCGTGAGAAGTGGTCAGATTTCTGCTGGTCACGGTCGTGCGATTATGGGATTGGATTCTGAAGAGAAGCGTCAGATCTTGTTTGATCGAATCATCAAGGAACAATTAAACGTCAGACAAGCCGAGCAATTGGCTGGTCTGATGAAAAACGCTCAGGACACGGAAAAAGTTGCGAAGCAATCCATCATTCCAAATCATTTCAAAAAAGCTCAGAAAAGTTTGTCCGATATCTTGAATGTAAATGTTGAGATTAAAACTTCGGCAAATGGGAAAAAAGGAAAGATTGTTCTTGATTTTAAAAATGAAGAAGAGCTGGAAAGCATTCTTGCACACATTAGATAA
- a CDS encoding AAA family ATPase, protein MAKIIGVANQKGGVGKTTTAVNLASALGVLEKRVLLIDADPQANASSGLGVEEINFSTYHLLEHSAEAAKCILPTTSPNVDIIPSHIDLVAAEIELVDRENREYMMREALKSIRDDYDYIIIDCAPSLGLITINALTAADSVIIPIQCEYFALEGLGKLLNTIKNVQKIHNPDLDIEGLLLTMYDSRLRLSNQVVEEVNSHFPEMVFETIISRNVRLSEAPSFGESILSYDAESKGAIQYIQLAEEVLLRNEKLIKN, encoded by the coding sequence ATGGCAAAAATTATAGGTGTTGCAAATCAGAAAGGTGGCGTTGGGAAGACTACCACGGCTGTCAATCTAGCTTCAGCTTTGGGCGTATTAGAAAAGAGAGTTCTCTTGATCGATGCAGATCCACAAGCGAATGCAAGTTCTGGTTTGGGTGTTGAAGAAATCAATTTTTCTACCTATCATTTGTTGGAGCACAGCGCAGAAGCGGCCAAATGTATTTTACCTACAACTTCGCCAAACGTGGACATTATCCCGTCTCATATCGATTTGGTAGCGGCAGAAATAGAATTGGTAGATCGTGAAAACCGGGAGTATATGATGCGTGAAGCTTTGAAATCCATCAGAGACGATTACGACTACATCATCATCGATTGTGCACCGAGTTTAGGTTTGATCACGATTAATGCCTTAACTGCTGCAGATTCTGTGATCATCCCAATCCAATGCGAATATTTTGCTTTGGAAGGTTTGGGCAAATTATTGAACACCATCAAGAATGTACAGAAAATTCACAACCCGGATTTAGATATCGAAGGTTTGCTTTTGACGATGTACGACAGCCGATTGAGATTGTCCAATCAAGTAGTGGAGGAGGTAAATTCCCACTTCCCAGAAATGGTTTTCGAAACAATCATCAGCAGAAATGTAAGATTGAGCGAGGCACCAAGTTTCGGAGAAAGCATCTTAAGTTATGATGCGGAAAGCAAAGGCGCCATCCAATACATCCAATTGGCAGAAGAAGTTTTGCTGAGAAACGAGAAATTAATTAAAAATTAA